In the Paraflavitalea devenefica genome, one interval contains:
- a CDS encoding SusC/RagA family TonB-linked outer membrane protein produces MKKLLPAIRLALLTIVLLAATGSFARQTPATPKVITGKITNAENEPLEGVTVQVKGKQASVTSNEGGIYSIPLDNLQGVVLVFSSVGYLNKEVKLNANATLYNVKLDHNPKDMEDVIVIGYGTVKKKDLTGSVGQVKMEEIRKAPVASFEDALGGRIAGVQVGSIDGQPGSANLITIRGGNSITQSNGPLYVIDGFPVESSVSNTLNPDDIESTEVLRDASATAIYGARGANGVILVTTKKGKIGMPAITYNGWYGLQQEINRMEVMSPYEFVKYQLELSSAAAGLYLKNGKTLESYRNAQGVDWQDQIFRVAPMQSHSLSLNGGNDKTRYSFSGSILDQDGILINSGFSRYQGRIVLDQTVNAKLKIGVNANYSALKTTGQIATSGGDNGINASSYLFYNAWGYRPITGDSLSNLTFEEDAFDPDITSTVDLRVNPIVSAKNAHNVAFTNALMANTYLEYKIWKDLTLRVTGGITRNAVRREIFNNTKTAAGNPRTNYGAINGVNGSINNNVLSSWLNENTLTWNKRINKDHILNVVGGFTLQKTKTLIDGFSANRVPNESLGISGLDEGTPQVNFSSESEAAQASFLGRINYNLKSKYLFTVSFRADGSSKFALGNKWGYFPSGGIAWRLSEEKFMKNLPFISDAKLRASYGVTGNNRVADFAYLSVLRQTGFTNGSGNTTPGYYFGNAHIPGSAPVEVGNKDLKWERTAQTDIGLDIGFLNNRIALTVDYYYKKTSDLLLNASMAPSSGYLTGFKNIGKVSNEGLEFTLNTVNINNKNFTWSTNFNISFNRNKILELNDNQPSLLTLLTWNDNFNNNPPYMARPGMPVASFYGYLFDGLYQLEDFDQLPNGSLVLRENVPTNGNDRGSIKPGFIKYVDLDGDGLITSGDRTVIGNPLPIHIGGFSNNFRYYNFDLNVFFQWSYGNDVLNANRVVFEGAEARQNLNMFKSFENRWSPENTGSLIPAAGNSSPNVLSTRVVEDGSYLRLKTVSLGYNIPVPVLKRIKIKSIRVYTAAQNLVTWTNYSGVDPEVSVRNSALTPGFDWSPYPKARTITLGVNVTF; encoded by the coding sequence ATGAAAAAATTATTGCCTGCCATTCGTCTTGCCCTGCTTACGATTGTATTACTAGCCGCTACCGGTTCCTTTGCGCGGCAAACGCCCGCTACGCCGAAAGTCATTACCGGTAAGATCACCAACGCAGAAAATGAGCCGCTCGAAGGCGTTACCGTACAGGTAAAAGGTAAACAGGCTTCCGTCACATCCAATGAAGGAGGTATTTACAGCATCCCGCTCGACAATCTACAGGGAGTTGTGCTGGTCTTCTCGTCTGTCGGCTACCTGAACAAAGAAGTAAAGCTGAATGCCAATGCTACCTTATATAATGTAAAGCTCGATCACAATCCCAAAGACATGGAAGATGTGATCGTGATCGGCTATGGCACTGTGAAGAAGAAAGACCTGACAGGATCGGTAGGCCAGGTGAAAATGGAGGAGATCCGCAAAGCGCCGGTAGCGTCTTTTGAAGATGCGCTGGGCGGCCGCATCGCCGGTGTGCAGGTGGGGAGTATCGATGGCCAGCCAGGCAGCGCTAACCTCATCACCATCCGCGGTGGCAACTCCATTACACAAAGCAATGGACCTTTATATGTGATAGACGGTTTTCCTGTCGAAAGTTCTGTCAGCAATACCCTCAATCCGGATGATATTGAATCTACCGAAGTATTAAGGGATGCCTCTGCTACTGCCATCTATGGTGCGCGCGGCGCCAATGGGGTGATCCTGGTGACGACTAAAAAAGGAAAGATCGGCATGCCAGCCATTACTTATAATGGCTGGTATGGGTTGCAACAGGAGATCAACCGGATGGAGGTCATGAGTCCCTATGAGTTCGTAAAATACCAATTGGAGCTATCCTCCGCGGCTGCCGGCCTTTATCTCAAAAATGGGAAAACCCTCGAATCGTACAGGAATGCACAGGGGGTGGACTGGCAGGATCAGATCTTCCGCGTAGCTCCCATGCAAAGCCATAGTCTTTCGCTCAATGGAGGCAATGATAAGACCAGGTATTCATTTTCCGGTTCCATTTTGGACCAGGATGGTATTCTCATCAACAGCGGTTTTAGCCGCTACCAGGGCAGGATAGTACTGGACCAAACGGTGAATGCCAAATTGAAAATAGGCGTGAATGCCAACTACTCGGCCCTCAAAACTACCGGGCAGATCGCCACCAGCGGAGGCGATAATGGCATCAATGCATCTTCCTACCTGTTTTACAATGCGTGGGGATATCGCCCCATCACCGGTGATTCCCTGTCCAATCTAACCTTTGAAGAAGATGCCTTTGATCCGGATATCACTTCAACCGTTGATCTGCGCGTGAATCCGATCGTGTCGGCAAAAAATGCGCACAATGTTGCTTTTACCAATGCTTTAATGGCTAATACTTACCTCGAGTATAAGATCTGGAAAGACCTTACCCTCCGGGTTACGGGTGGCATTACCCGCAATGCCGTACGGCGGGAGATCTTCAACAACACCAAAACAGCGGCCGGTAATCCCCGTACCAATTATGGAGCTATCAATGGCGTCAATGGTTCCATCAACAACAACGTACTCAGCAGTTGGCTCAATGAAAATACCCTTACGTGGAACAAGCGCATCAATAAAGACCATATCTTAAATGTGGTGGGCGGTTTCACCCTACAAAAGACGAAGACCCTCATAGATGGGTTCTCTGCCAATCGCGTACCCAATGAATCCCTCGGTATCAGCGGCCTGGATGAAGGCACGCCCCAGGTTAACTTCTCTTCCGAATCGGAAGCGGCACAAGCCTCCTTTCTCGGACGGATCAACTATAACCTGAAATCAAAATACCTGTTCACCGTTTCTTTCCGGGCAGACGGGTCATCCAAATTCGCCCTTGGTAATAAATGGGGGTATTTCCCCTCCGGCGGTATAGCCTGGCGCCTCAGTGAAGAAAAGTTCATGAAAAACCTCCCGTTCATTTCCGATGCTAAACTGAGAGCAAGCTATGGGGTAACCGGTAATAACCGGGTAGCCGATTTCGCTTACCTGTCCGTATTAAGGCAAACCGGATTTACCAATGGTAGCGGTAATACTACACCTGGCTATTATTTTGGTAATGCGCACATTCCGGGTTCCGCACCGGTGGAAGTAGGAAACAAGGATCTCAAATGGGAGCGTACCGCTCAAACGGATATCGGACTGGACATCGGTTTCCTGAATAACAGGATAGCACTGACGGTAGATTATTATTATAAAAAGACCAGCGATCTGTTGTTGAATGCTTCCATGGCGCCCTCTTCCGGTTACCTTACCGGCTTCAAGAATATTGGAAAGGTTTCCAATGAAGGGTTGGAGTTTACCCTGAACACCGTCAACATCAATAATAAGAACTTTACCTGGTCTACCAATTTTAATATCTCCTTCAACCGGAATAAAATACTGGAATTGAATGATAACCAGCCCAGTTTGTTGACCCTGCTTACCTGGAATGACAATTTCAACAACAATCCGCCTTACATGGCCAGGCCTGGTATGCCGGTTGCCTCCTTTTATGGATACTTGTTTGATGGCCTGTACCAACTGGAAGATTTTGATCAGTTGCCCAATGGTAGTTTGGTGCTGCGCGAAAACGTACCGACTAATGGCAATGACCGTGGATCGATCAAACCGGGATTCATAAAATATGTAGACCTCGATGGCGATGGACTGATCACCAGCGGCGACCGGACGGTCATCGGCAATCCCCTGCCGATCCACATCGGTGGGTTTTCAAATAATTTCCGCTACTACAATTTCGATTTGAATGTATTCTTCCAATGGTCTTATGGCAATGATGTGCTGAATGCCAACCGCGTGGTATTCGAGGGTGCTGAGGCCAGGCAAAACCTGAATATGTTTAAATCTTTTGAGAACAGGTGGTCGCCCGAGAATACCGGTTCCCTGATCCCTGCCGCCGGCAACTCCAGCCCCAATGTATTATCGACCCGTGTGGTGGAGGATGGTTCTTACCTGCGGCTGAAAACAGTGTCGTTGGGATATAATATTCCTGTCCCGGTATTGAAGCGGATAAAGATCAAAAGTATACGGGTTTATACCGCTGCACAGAACCTGGTTACCTGGACCAACTATTCAGGTGTTGATCCGGAAGTGTCGGTCAGGAACAGCGCACTTACCCCCGGCTTCGACTGGTCGCCTTATCCCAAGGCCCGGACCATTACCCTTGGTGTGAATGTAACTTTCTAA
- a CDS encoding RagB/SusD family nutrient uptake outer membrane protein translates to MNVNRQSVIGNKESVIGNRQSAMLAARSSWLIATALAIVLLGSCNKFLETKPVDSITPETYYKTEEDLNRALAAVYDRLGDRRVYGQALWGYLCFSDEFFIKGQPTGYMSNTLDASMLEINRSWQSIYAGIERANMLLDHMDGANVSDDLKKEIKGQALFLRGFYYFTLVDNWGAVPLKLTSTKSPTEPPLPRTSIADVYAQIIKDMKEAEGLVKDITSYGYNSRITKTVVQGILARVYLTMAGYPLYDETKYADAREYADRVIKSEKHALNADFKQIFINHAQDKYDIKECLWELEFYGNGLEVVKEAGFLGAWMGVYCPNIDTGFANDYIHATAKLYNAYEAGDARRDWTIAPYYFKPNVTGITNPPVTRTNWNTSQIYERSAGKWRREYETFKPKIADATPINFPLLRYSDVLLMFAEAENHINGPTPEAYEAVNQVRRRGFGKPVNTSDPVADLPAGLAQVDFLEALKKERFCELAYEGLRKHDLTRWGSYVSTMQLLVTDYQATMPSAMLQAAVGQASRVTDRSVLFPIPSSEIAVNPYLSQNPGW, encoded by the coding sequence ATGAACGTGAATCGGCAATCAGTAATCGGCAATAAAGAATCGGTAATCGGCAACCGGCAATCGGCCATGCTCGCAGCTCGTAGCTCGTGGCTCATAGCTACTGCATTGGCTATTGTGCTGCTGGGAAGCTGCAACAAATTCCTGGAGACTAAACCCGTGGATTCCATTACCCCCGAAACCTATTATAAAACGGAAGAGGACCTGAACAGGGCCCTGGCGGCGGTATATGACCGGCTGGGTGACCGCCGTGTATATGGCCAGGCTTTGTGGGGATATCTTTGCTTCAGCGATGAGTTCTTCATCAAAGGGCAACCCACCGGCTATATGTCCAATACCCTCGATGCTTCCATGTTGGAGATCAACCGTAGCTGGCAGTCAATCTATGCCGGCATCGAGCGGGCCAATATGTTGCTGGATCATATGGATGGAGCAAATGTGAGCGATGACTTAAAAAAAGAGATAAAAGGACAGGCTTTGTTCCTGCGTGGATTCTACTATTTCACCCTGGTAGACAATTGGGGAGCTGTTCCCCTGAAGCTCACTTCCACCAAATCGCCTACCGAGCCTCCTTTGCCCCGCACGTCCATAGCGGATGTATATGCGCAGATCATCAAGGATATGAAAGAAGCGGAAGGACTGGTGAAAGACATTACTTCCTATGGTTATAACAGCCGGATCACCAAAACGGTGGTACAGGGTATCCTGGCGCGGGTGTACCTCACTATGGCGGGTTATCCTTTATACGACGAAACAAAATACGCCGATGCCAGGGAATATGCCGATAGGGTGATCAAATCGGAGAAGCATGCGCTCAACGCCGATTTCAAGCAGATCTTTATCAACCATGCACAGGATAAATATGATATCAAGGAATGCCTGTGGGAGCTGGAGTTCTATGGCAATGGCCTGGAAGTTGTTAAGGAAGCCGGCTTCCTTGGCGCCTGGATGGGCGTTTACTGTCCAAATATAGATACCGGCTTCGCCAATGACTATATACACGCCACTGCCAAATTGTACAATGCGTATGAAGCAGGGGATGCCCGGCGCGACTGGACCATTGCTCCTTACTATTTCAAACCTAATGTTACCGGCATTACTAATCCGCCTGTTACCAGGACCAACTGGAATACCAGCCAGATCTATGAAAGGAGCGCCGGAAAATGGAGAAGGGAATATGAAACGTTCAAGCCCAAGATTGCGGATGCAACGCCCATCAATTTTCCCCTATTGCGTTATTCGGATGTTTTGCTGATGTTTGCCGAAGCAGAAAATCATATCAACGGACCTACCCCGGAAGCGTATGAAGCAGTGAACCAGGTACGCCGGCGCGGTTTCGGGAAACCGGTTAATACTTCCGATCCTGTGGCCGATCTGCCTGCGGGCCTCGCCCAGGTAGACTTCCTGGAGGCTTTGAAGAAAGAGCGTTTCTGTGAGCTGGCCTATGAGGGGCTGCGTAAGCACGACCTGACCCGGTGGGGTAGCTATGTATCTACTATGCAGCTGTTGGTAACCGATTACCAGGCTACCATGCCCTCCGCTATGCTGCAGGCTGCCGTGGGCCAGGCAAGCAGGGTAACAGACAGGAGTGTATTGTTTCCCATACCCAGCAGTGAGATTGCGGTCAACCCCTATTTGTCACAAAATCCCGGTTGGTAA
- a CDS encoding DUF5017 domain-containing protein has translation MAMQKIISLLSIGLVVLACNKRDEVGVPEFNVTTPSTTYKIGDTIAFNFSGNAQYISFWSGTPGHEYQYRDRLFNTGYKLLVRFNTYQQFGIRNNMTVLVSNDFNGTYDTTNVKKATWTDITSRATLSQGADQVPSGTLDLSEFTDGNKSATIAFRYQAAPAASQNRWVVRTFNADYQAPDGTVTSISTMSTTGWKAVSFKNIAAVWSITSQQLLMAGTKDSTDDDWVLSRSYNPNAASPDKGVSIKDITFDLKKYVTNNVYTKPGTYKVVFVATNASYENREQVVKEITLTITP, from the coding sequence ATGGCTATGCAAAAAATCATTAGTCTGCTCAGTATAGGTCTTGTGGTACTTGCCTGCAACAAGCGCGATGAAGTAGGCGTACCCGAATTCAATGTGACCACTCCTTCCACTACTTATAAAATAGGGGATACCATCGCTTTCAATTTCTCCGGCAATGCACAGTACATCAGTTTCTGGTCGGGCACGCCCGGACATGAGTACCAATACCGCGACAGGCTGTTCAATACCGGGTATAAATTATTGGTAAGGTTCAATACCTACCAGCAATTTGGCATACGGAACAATATGACCGTGCTGGTGTCGAACGATTTTAACGGTACCTATGATACCACCAACGTAAAAAAAGCCACCTGGACCGATATCACCAGCAGGGCTACCCTTTCTCAGGGGGCCGACCAGGTGCCTTCAGGTACCCTTGACCTGTCTGAATTTACCGATGGGAATAAATCCGCTACCATTGCATTCCGGTACCAGGCGGCCCCTGCGGCTTCACAGAATCGCTGGGTGGTGCGTACCTTTAATGCCGATTACCAAGCGCCGGATGGTACGGTTACTTCCATTTCCACCATGAGTACTACCGGCTGGAAAGCTGTGAGCTTTAAAAATATAGCTGCCGTTTGGTCGATCACCAGCCAGCAATTATTGATGGCTGGTACCAAAGATTCTACTGATGACGACTGGGTATTGAGCAGGAGCTACAATCCCAATGCGGCATCTCCTGATAAAGGAGTATCCATTAAGGATATAACTTTTGACCTGAAAAAATATGTAACCAACAACGTGTATACGAAGCCTGGTACCTATAAAGTAGTTTTTGTGGCTACCAATGCTTCCTATGAAAACAGGGAACAGGTAGTGAAAGAAATTACGTTAACGATAACACCGTAA
- a CDS encoding sodium:solute symporter family protein has product MNPTIDTTVIIVFSVFIMLIGFLFARTGRNLKSFFAGGEAVPWFIGGLSLFMSFFSAGTFVAWGSIAYKYGWVAITIQWTMCIGGLITGLYLAPKWKATGNLTAAEFIRERLGAGVQKSYIYIFMLVSLFIKGSVLYSVAKLVGSSLGFPLVPVTIVLGLFMIAYTAVGGLWAVMVTDILQFVILTAAILIILPLAFNAAGGAGHFLDKAPEGFFKLVNGEYTWGFILAFALYHIFYIGGNWTFVQRYTSVDTPKSASKVAYLFAALYIISPILWMLPPMVYKTINPSLSGLDTENAYLMICKHVLPAGLMGLILTGMYFSTSASANTALNVVSAVFTNDIYKGSINPKASDKKLMSIARISSWFFGLGMIGIALIVPYIGGIVEFTLSIGAVTGGPLLAPPIWALFSKRLTGKATIFITLISLSVNLVFKMILPLTIGFKLSRASEMLVGVGLPFLMLALYELYARAKGVDNPDYALYLQRKAQRKEDALEASAEETYEIKKQNKFGLQVIAFSLAFIAVLLFILSLLTTSGAGMVAGIAAVILVCAFIPFRAARKVKLQPTTAVLCILIGCGLFTNKSTAQTITSTRATLASPALQLNWSKGSNGWQLQQLAVKKGSQWISLPGASGEYTVLYAPQKPDSIPPPIYDAAGKPVLFPEAHYRYTIPVWKEATSPVAMNVAGEAIRFYPAAVQSGNQELLFLQEAREARVKAAWRMEPRYAGDILVTITLTAKQDGYFSIASPSLAIVANKELSWGMVPGHFQGNAIEKNFVKAFAYGQGIPDKPVVSRERSASTLAPLISTKQGITMAVIPEPGMGRDPWESDRLTNSTWQLGLSVMNRQAQLTPTAWHPVLGQKGSWLKSGESVHFSFRYTVQPANWYTVYKHAVNDIYKLKDFLALKETKQSLTNRILSMHKYVVDDSTSKWRTEQYQDLTIGAQDYLGGVYGGDGDAIKNADYGAMWMLARITNDPVLQQTRLPYARNFKITQQDNTPGFFYGAAAGQYYLPKRKKFTEEWGPYVEPIGTTYYVLMDAGNILLFNPGDTTLKRELKAAADKLLSWMSKDGQWQVAYDHATREPLFTEVEDLRPTFYGLVIAYKMLGDQKYLQGAIKGAAWYITHAVNRGRFTGVCGDTRFAPDFATGQSAQALLDLYDITKNQYYLQAAITTAKLYTTSIYTHPIPNRTPKTAGGKLRQDWEISQAGLSFEHGGSIGSATKHGPILLASHAGLFIRMFSLTHDSLFLTMARTAALGRDAFVDPATSVASYYWNTMNKGAGPYPHHAWWQIGWITDYLLSEATLRSGGKISFPRGFITPKVGPHQSYGFAAGTIYGAKADLLLKEGMLDTGTPYLDYFGAINKAQKKLFLLLLNDDDEPLQTTLKIDYSKILDTTTIQPRTVYAIHANGKRTLLNSTNNWQTTIPAYGIQVIEISY; this is encoded by the coding sequence ATGAATCCTACTATAGATACCACCGTCATCATCGTATTCTCGGTTTTCATCATGTTGATCGGTTTCCTGTTCGCACGTACGGGCAGGAACCTGAAATCTTTTTTTGCCGGTGGTGAAGCGGTGCCCTGGTTCATCGGTGGATTGTCGTTATTCATGAGCTTCTTTTCGGCAGGCACCTTCGTGGCCTGGGGCTCTATTGCGTACAAATATGGATGGGTGGCCATCACCATCCAGTGGACGATGTGCATTGGCGGCCTGATCACCGGCCTCTACCTCGCCCCCAAATGGAAGGCTACCGGCAACCTGACGGCTGCCGAGTTCATCCGTGAGCGCCTCGGCGCCGGTGTACAGAAAAGTTACATCTACATCTTTATGCTGGTATCCTTGTTCATCAAAGGATCGGTATTGTATTCTGTCGCCAAACTGGTAGGATCTTCTTTAGGCTTTCCGTTAGTACCGGTTACCATTGTGCTGGGACTGTTTATGATTGCCTATACGGCGGTGGGTGGTTTATGGGCCGTGATGGTAACTGATATTTTGCAATTTGTCATCCTCACCGCTGCTATCCTCATCATCCTGCCGCTTGCTTTCAATGCGGCCGGTGGCGCTGGTCATTTCCTGGACAAAGCGCCCGAAGGATTTTTTAAACTGGTGAACGGAGAATATACCTGGGGCTTTATACTGGCCTTTGCGCTGTACCATATTTTTTATATCGGGGGCAACTGGACCTTTGTGCAACGCTATACCAGTGTAGATACGCCAAAGTCGGCCTCCAAAGTAGCCTACCTGTTTGCCGCCCTGTACATCATCAGTCCCATCTTATGGATGCTGCCGCCAATGGTGTACAAAACCATCAATCCTTCTTTATCGGGCCTGGATACAGAGAATGCCTATCTTATGATCTGTAAGCATGTATTACCTGCCGGTTTAATGGGATTGATCCTTACCGGCATGTACTTCTCTACTTCAGCTTCGGCCAATACCGCCCTCAATGTGGTATCGGCTGTATTCACCAATGATATTTATAAAGGCTCTATTAATCCAAAGGCTTCTGATAAAAAGCTCATGAGCATTGCCCGTATCTCTTCCTGGTTCTTTGGCCTGGGTATGATCGGTATAGCGCTTATTGTACCGTATATCGGCGGTATAGTGGAGTTTACCTTAAGCATTGGCGCCGTCACCGGCGGTCCTTTACTGGCTCCACCTATCTGGGCGCTGTTTTCCAAACGCCTCACCGGTAAAGCCACCATCTTTATTACCCTCATCAGTTTGTCGGTAAACCTGGTATTCAAAATGATCCTGCCGCTTACCATAGGCTTTAAGCTGAGCCGTGCTTCAGAAATGCTGGTGGGCGTGGGATTGCCTTTCCTCATGCTGGCCCTGTATGAGCTGTACGCCAGGGCAAAAGGCGTTGACAACCCGGATTATGCTTTATACCTGCAACGCAAGGCGCAGCGCAAAGAAGATGCGCTGGAAGCCAGTGCAGAAGAGACCTATGAGATCAAAAAACAGAATAAGTTTGGCCTGCAGGTCATCGCCTTCTCCCTTGCTTTTATTGCGGTGCTATTATTCATATTGAGCCTGCTCACCACCTCCGGCGCAGGTATGGTGGCCGGTATTGCGGCGGTGATCTTAGTGTGCGCATTCATACCATTCCGTGCAGCCCGCAAAGTGAAATTACAGCCAACCACAGCCGTATTGTGTATCCTCATCGGATGCGGGTTGTTCACCAACAAATCCACCGCACAAACAATAACCAGCACGAGGGCTACGCTTGCCTCACCTGCTTTGCAATTGAACTGGAGCAAGGGAAGCAATGGCTGGCAGTTGCAACAGTTAGCTGTAAAGAAAGGCAGTCAATGGATCAGCCTGCCCGGCGCCAGCGGAGAATACACAGTGTTGTATGCACCACAAAAGCCCGACTCTATACCACCACCCATCTACGACGCAGCCGGAAAGCCCGTACTATTCCCGGAAGCGCACTATCGTTATACCATCCCGGTATGGAAAGAAGCCACTTCACCCGTTGCTATGAACGTAGCGGGAGAAGCCATCCGTTTTTATCCGGCTGCCGTACAATCCGGCAACCAGGAGTTATTATTCTTACAGGAAGCCAGGGAAGCAAGGGTAAAGGCTGCCTGGCGCATGGAGCCGCGATATGCAGGCGATATCCTGGTGACCATCACCCTGACCGCCAAACAGGATGGATATTTCTCCATCGCTTCACCATCACTGGCCATTGTTGCCAATAAAGAACTGTCCTGGGGCATGGTGCCCGGACACTTTCAGGGCAATGCCATTGAAAAGAATTTTGTCAAGGCCTTTGCTTACGGGCAGGGCATTCCCGATAAGCCCGTAGTAAGCCGTGAACGTTCGGCTTCTACCCTTGCGCCGCTGATCAGCACAAAACAAGGTATTACCATGGCCGTGATACCCGAACCTGGTATGGGCCGTGATCCCTGGGAAAGCGATCGCCTTACCAATAGTACCTGGCAGCTTGGTTTGTCTGTGATGAACAGGCAGGCGCAATTAACGCCTACGGCCTGGCATCCGGTATTGGGACAAAAAGGATCATGGCTCAAAAGCGGTGAAAGTGTACATTTTTCTTTCCGCTATACAGTACAACCGGCCAACTGGTACACGGTATACAAACATGCCGTAAATGATATATACAAGCTGAAAGATTTCCTTGCCTTAAAAGAAACAAAGCAGTCACTCACCAATCGCATCTTGTCCATGCACAAATACGTGGTGGATGACAGCACGTCCAAATGGCGCACAGAACAATACCAGGACCTCACCATTGGTGCGCAGGATTACCTTGGCGGTGTGTACGGTGGTGATGGAGATGCCATCAAGAATGCCGACTATGGCGCTATGTGGATGCTGGCCCGCATTACCAATGACCCGGTATTGCAACAGACCCGCCTTCCTTATGCCCGCAATTTCAAGATCACACAGCAGGATAATACACCGGGATTCTTTTATGGAGCAGCAGCCGGACAATATTACCTGCCCAAGCGCAAAAAGTTCACCGAAGAGTGGGGGCCTTATGTGGAACCGATTGGTACTACCTACTACGTGCTGATGGATGCGGGTAATATCTTATTGTTTAATCCGGGCGATACGACGCTGAAACGCGAACTGAAAGCGGCAGCCGATAAGCTGTTATCCTGGATGAGCAAGGATGGCCAATGGCAGGTAGCCTATGATCATGCTACACGTGAACCCCTATTTACCGAGGTGGAAGACCTGCGTCCTACTTTCTATGGGCTCGTGATTGCCTATAAAATGCTGGGCGATCAAAAATATTTACAGGGCGCTATCAAAGGTGCCGCCTGGTATATCACCCATGCGGTAAACAGGGGACGTTTTACCGGTGTGTGTGGTGATACCCGCTTTGCACCCGACTTTGCTACCGGGCAAAGTGCGCAGGCCCTCCTTGATCTCTACGACATCACGAAAAACCAATACTATCTGCAGGCGGCCATTACTACCGCGAAATTGTACACCACGTCTATCTACACGCATCCCATTCCCAACCGTACACCCAAAACAGCCGGTGGCAAGTTGCGGCAGGATTGGGAGATCAGCCAGGCAGGCCTGAGCTTTGAACATGGCGGCAGCATCGGCTCTGCCACTAAACACGGACCTATCCTGCTGGCCAGTCATGCCGGTCTATTTATCCGTATGTTCTCCCTTACGCATGATTCATTGTTCCTTACCATGGCGCGGACTGCTGCTTTAGGCCGCGATGCTTTTGTAGATCCTGCTACCAGTGTAGCTTCTTATTACTGGAATACCATGAACAAAGGGGCTGGTCCTTATCCGCACCATGCCTGGTGGCAGATCGGCTGGATCACGGATTACCTGCTGTCGGAAGCAACCCTGCGTTCCGGAGGCAAGATCAGTTTCCCCCGCGGGTTCATCACGCCCAAGGTAGGTCCGCACCAGAGCTATGGCTTTGCAGCAGGAACGATCTATGGTGCTAAAGCCGATCTCTTGCTGAAAGAAGGTATGCTGGATACCGGCACGCCATACCTCGATTACTTTGGCGCGATTAACAAAGCACAGAAAAAATTATTCCTCCTGTTGTTGAATGATGATGACGAGCCTTTACAAACCACGCTCAAAATAGATTATAGTAAAATACTGGATACAACAACCATACAACCCAGGACTGTTTACGCTATCCATGCCAATGGCAAAAGAACATTGCTGAACAGCACCAACAACTGGCAAACTACTATACCTGCTTATGGGATACAAGTGATTGAGATCAGCTATTAA